GGATGCGACCTGGTGGGATGCCCTTGTGCCTGCCCTTGCCGTTGGTGAAGGGCGCATGGGGATAGGAAGGCGTCGGGCCAAGAAAGAGTGCTGTGTGGTGCGGGAGCTCATCTTTGAGCGGTGACCGTGAACGCCGACTTGCCGACCCCGACGCGGGGCAACCTGACGCTGCGCCGCACCTACTGGCTGACTTTGCTGGTGCTGGGCGTGCTGAGTATTGCCTCCAACGTCTTGCTGTCCATGCAGGTAGAAGCCACGTCGGCGACGGCAGCGCTGGTCAACACCGCCGGACGCCAGCGCATGCTCGCTGTGCGGATCGCGGCGGACGCCGAGCACGCCGCCGCCACCCACGACCCCCACAGCCTGAGCGACCTGCGGGCGTCCCTGGCGACTTTGGAGGCCAATCACGCCCGGCTGTCCGACGCTGCCTCGGGCCTCTACACCTCCGGCTTCGCACCGGACGTACGGCGCTTCTATGCCGCCCAGGTCAACCCGCGCGTCGCAGCCTTTACTGCCGCCGGGCGGCGGATTCTGGAGACGCCGCCCGAGCAGCTCAGCCCCCAGCAGCCAGACGTGGCGTTCCTGACCCTTCAGGCGCGCGGACCGCTGCTGGTGGCACTGGACCGGGCCGTGGCGCTGGACGAGCACCGCAGCGACCAGGTGATCGCACGTGTCCAGCGGCTCTCGTGGCTGCGCGTGGGGGCGGTGGTCACGCTGCTGCTGACACTGGGTCTGGGCGTCTTTCGCCCGCTGGAGCGGCGCAACCGCGAACTGCTCAGCCGCCTGGCTGCCGAGCACGCCGCCGCGTCGCAGCAGGCCAGCTACGCCCAGGCCCTCCTGCGGATTTCGGAGTTGAGTGACACCGATCTGCCGCCCGAGCAGGTGGCCCACGAACTCACGGCCACTGTGGCGCGCACGCTGGGGCTGGACTGGGCCGCGCTGGGCCTCCTGAGCGGGAACGGCAGCCAGCTCGCCGGGGTCTACGCCCATCCAGCGCTGCCTGCGGCCCTTATGGCGCAGCTCAACCACACGCCGCGTCCGGGCGAGGGCATGATCTGGGACGTGGCGCGCGGCGGCCAGCCTGTCTACGTGGACGACTACGCTCACCTGGGCAACGCCCGGCCAGCGCTGGTGGATGCTGGGCTGAGCGGCGCGGCCTGGGTGCCACTGGGCACCTTTGAGGGTGTTCAGTACCTGCTGTGCGGCGCGCGACTGGGTCCCCGGCCCTGGCAGGCCGCCGACCGGAACCTGCTGGAAGCGGCGGCCCGCACCGTCACGGTGGCGCTGCACCGGCGGCTGTACCTGCACGAGCTGCAAGCGGCGGCGCTGAGTGATGCCCTGACGGGGCTGGGCAACCGGCGGGCCTTCGAGCGGGACCTGAAGGTCGGGCAGGCGCAGGCCAGTCGTCAGGGGCAGACGCTGGCGGTGATGATGCTCGACCTCGACGGCCTCAAGCAAGTCAATGATATTCAGGGACACGAGCGCGGCGACGCTTTGCTGCGCGGCTTCGGCCACCTGCTCGCCCAAGCATTCCGGCACAGTGATCAGGTGTACCGCCTGGGAGGTGACGAGTTCGCGGTCCTGCTGCCCGCCGCCGCACCTGAGCATGCCAGAGAGCTGCTGGAGCGGGCCGCGCGGGTGGCTGAGCCGCTGCACGCCCAGGGATTCCCCGGCGCGGGGGCAAGCGCGGGGCTGGCCATCTCTCCACTGGACGGTGGGGACGCGGCGACGCTGGTCCGGCTGGCAGATGAGCGGATGTACGCCAGCAAGCGCGAGCGCAAGGCCGCGCAGTGTGCCCAGCCCGTGACCGCCGGGGAACGCAGGGGATCGCCCAACTGAAGTCGGCCTGCTGGGGCCGCTGCGGGCCAATGCGTTGCTCCGGCTGTGAAGCATTTCGCACCAGTGGTAGACACCCAGGGCATTCGGCGCACGGTTCACGGTACGGTCCTTGCCGCCGCGCACCCGAATAAGGCCACGCGCTGCTTCGAGGTCGCTCAGGGCGACACCCACCAGCTCCGAGACCCGCAGGCCGGTGCCGAAGAGCATCATCACCATTGCCACGTCACGCTGGGGTTGATCGCCGCTGCGGGCCGCTCCCAGAAGATGCTGGGTGACCTCGCCGGTCACGGTGGGCAGCCGCTGGGCGGGCAAGCTCGGCAAGGCCAGCCGCCGGGCCGGATTGGTGCTGAGCAGCTCCTCGCACTGGCCCGAGTTGAACACCGGCCGCAGCACCCACACGTGGGGCATGCCGCCCGCCCGCGCTGAGGCCCTGTTCACCGAGCCACAGGACGAAGCCGCGCAGGTGCGAGATGCTGACTGCGCTGGCGGCTGGGAGGTCACCCAGACTGTCCAGCTAGCGCCCCAGCTTGGTCCGGGCCACGCCGTAAAAACTGAGCGTGGCTTTGCTGCGCCGCTCGACTCGCAGGTGGTACAGAAACTCTTCCCAAAGCTGATCCATCGTCAGGTGCTGCATCGTCATGGCCAAGGCCTCCCCGACGACGTGTTTTGGTTCAGTTCTAGAGCGCACGATCACTGACGCTTAGCCTCAGTCCAGAGATTCTGGAGAAACAAAAAAACCCCGTCCAGGACGAGGTTGAGTCTTCGTGGTGCGGATGCCCAGACTTGAACTGGGGACCTCACGCTTATCAGGCGTGCGCTCTAACCAACTGAGCTACACCCGCACACACCTGCCTCCGGCCCAGGGCCTTCACAAGCGGTAGGTAGCTTATCAGCGGCCCCCCGGACTGTCAAGGCGCTTCAGGTCGTGTAGTCGGCATTGATCCGCACGTACTCGGCGCTGAGATCGCAGCCCCAGGCTTCGCCCTTCTCTGATCCCACCGCCAGATCGATCTCGAACACGACCTCGTCGGTGTTCATGGCCTTTGAGACCTGTCCGGCATCGTACTTGAGCGGCCCTTCGTGAAAGACCGGCACGCCCTGCACGCTCACCCGCAGGTTGTCCAGGTTGAGTCTGGCTCCACTACGGCCCAGCGCCATGATCACCCGGCCCCAGTTGGGATCGCGGCCATGCACCGCACTCTTGAGCAGCGGACTGGCCGCGCAGGTGCGGGCGGCCAGCAGCGCGTCAGCCTCGGTGCCCGCGCCAGTCACCTTCACGGTCAGCAGGGTGGTCGCGCCCTCGCCGTCGCGGGCGATCTCGCGGGCCAGGTCGCGCATCACTTCTTCGAGGGCCTGCAAGAACTCGGCAGTGTCGGCGGCCCCACTCGCCGCGTTGCACAGCACCGCCGTCATGTCGTTGGTGGAGGTGTCGCCGTCCACCGTCACCGCGTTGAAGGTGCGGGCCACGATGGCGGGAAAAGCAGCCCGCAGCGCCGACTGGTCGATGGCTGCGTCGCTGTAGACGAACGAGAACATGGTCGCCATGTCTGGGTGAATCATGCCGCTGCCCTTCGCCACGCCCACCAGCCGCTGCCCGCCGCTGAGGGTGCGCTCAGCGATCTTGGGACGGGTGTCGGTGGTCATGATGGCCTGGGCGTGAAGGTCCACACTGCCCTGCACCTCGCCCGCCAGACGCGGCACCCCGGCCCGGACCTTCTCCATCGGCAGGCGGTGGCCGATGATGCCGGTGGAGGCGGTCAGGACACTCTCTGGGGTGGTGTCCAGTGACCCGGCCAGCAACTCGCCCATCTCGATGTTGTCTGCCGCGCCGCCCGACCCGGTGGCTGCATTGGCCACGCCCGAATTGACCAGCACAGCCCTGAGCGGCAACCCCGCGTCGTAGAGCTGCCGGGCGCGGCCCACGCAAGCGGCAGCGGCAGCGCTGCGGGTGCCCGCAAAGGCCCACACGCAGGGCGAACTCGACACGACGGCGGTGAGATCGGTCTTGCCGCTGGGCTTGATTCCGGCAGCCAGAGCCGCCGCCTGAAAACCGGTGGGAAGGAGCGTGGTCATGGACCCCAGTTTACCGTGCCAGGGGCGACCGGGCAGTTCACGGCGCGTTTACTGCTGCTGCTGCAAGGGAAACTGAAGCTGCACGGGCTTGCCCTTCTCATACTGGCAGGCGAACGGCACCGTCTGGGCCGGATAGCCCTCGCGGCTGAGCTTGACCTGGCTGACCATTCCCCAGCCGGGCAAGCGCGGCGGCGGAGTGGTGGCTTTGGCTGCTGGAGGCTGCAAGATGCCCTCAGTGACACTGCTCACGATGTCGCGGGCGTTGTAGGACGCCCCGATGGCCGCGCCGCCGGGCTGCTTGGCAAATTCGTTGAGCTTACTGCTCAGCTCGTCTTTGCAGAACTCGATGAACTTGTACTTGCTGATGCCGTTGGCCTGGGCGTTGCTGTAGAGCGGATTGTTGCGGACGGCCAGCAGCGTGACAAAGGCCAGCAGCGCCACACTGAGAATGATCGCCAGCCACAGCAGCGTGCGGCCCACCGCGCCGTGCCCGTGCTTGTTGTGCTGGTTGGAGGACGGGTAAGGATTCATAGTGCTGCCTAGCATAGCGCGGCGGCTCCGGACAGATGTCGTCCAGCTTGCGTTCCACAGAAGCGCTGCATTGCTATGAACTTAGAGATACGGTGCCAGTCGGGTTGTGGGCCAGTCCACTGCATGCCTGAGCGAAAGGAGGCAAGCTGGACACCAATCGGCTCAGAGGTCACCTCAATTTGATTGTGCTGGGCAGGCGGCGAGTTTCAGGTGCTGCCACGCGGCGGCAGTCCGGTGAAGTTCTACGTGCTGACCGGGGCGGGCCGAACCGAACTGAGAGCCAAGCGCGAGGACTTTGGGCCCTTCACCAGGGCTGTCGGCACGGTACTGGGCGGCGCAGCGTCACCGAGGACAAGCCGGTTCGTCGGCAGTTTCACGGCACTCGGCAAAGCGGGCCGCACACAGGGCAGCGATCACGGCACCTTGCTCCTCAAGATCACTTCAGGCGACTTGCGAAATGTCAGTTGTCAGGTGGTATCGCCCGCTCAAGTCAGATGGATTCCAGCAGGCTGCTAAACCTGCGGCAGATACCCTGCGACCTCGTCCATCAAATCGCGGGCGGTCAGTTCCAGGCGAATCGGCGTGACGCTGACGTAGCCGTCCTCCACCGCACCGAAGTCGGTATCGCCCGCGTACTCGGCGCGGGGTTTGCCCGAAACCCAGTGGTATTCGCGGCCCTCGGGGTCGAGGCGGGTCACGAGGGTGTCCTCGTAGCGGTGATCGGAGAGCCGGGTCACGCGGGCACCCTTGATCACCGGCGGAATATTGACGTTCAGGAAGGTGCGCGGCGGCAGACCATGCCTGAGCACCTGCTCGACCAGCTTGGCAGCGTACTCGGCCCCGGGGCCGAAATCGTACTCTCCCCCGTTGCTGATCTGGCTCAGCGAGATCGACGGTACACCCAGCGACACGCCCTCAATGGCCGCCGCGACAGTACCGGAATGGGTCAGGTCGTCGCCCATATTGGCCCCCAGATTGATACCGCTGACGACCATGTCGGGGCGGCCCAGCAAATTACTGCCCAGCACCACGCAGTCGGCGGGCGTGCCGTCCACCCGGTAGGCCGGAATGTCGCCAAAGCCCGCCGCCGCCGTGTGCTTGAACCTCAGCGGGCGGCGAAAGGTAATGCCGTGACCGACACCGCTCTGCTCCACATCGGGAGCGACGACCAGCACGTCGGCGATGCGGGCAATCGCCAGCGCCAGCACCTTGATGCCGGGCGAGAAGATCCCGTCGTCGTTGGCGACCAGGACACGCTTGCGGGCGGGTTGGGAAGTAGGAGAGGAAGTCATGGCCGTCAGGTTAGCGCGGCTGGGTCAGGCCAGTGGGAAGTGACGTGACCCTCAAGACCTGTCTTCGTTACCCGCCGAAGGCCGAGAGCGCCGCGCCGATCACGCCCGCGTCTCCGGCAAGCTGGGCACGGCGGATGACCACCGGGGCGAAGGCCGCGCCGTATTCCTGGGCCGCTTTGTCCACACCCTCGAAAAAGTAGTCGCCCACCGCTGCCACGCCGCCGCCGATGACGAACACTTCCGGGTCCAGAAGTTTCTGGATGTCGGCAATCGCCACGCCGATGTGCTTCATGGCCTGCTCGACGACCCGTCTGGCTTGCGGATTGCCGGTCTGGGCCAGGGCGAAGGCTTCGGCGGTACTCACCTCGCGGTTGAGGGCGTAGCTGGCGTCACGGGCGATCGCAGTGCCACTGGCGACAGCTTCGAGCGCGCCGTCAAGACCCGCACCGCTGACCGGGCCGCCCGGCAGCACCGTGACGTGGCCGAGTTCGCCCGCCACGCCGTTGAAGCCGCGCCAGATCTGGCCATTGATGACGATGCCGCTGCCGATGCCGGTTGAAACGGTGACATACACACTGCTGCTGCTGCCCCGCGCCGCACCCAGGCTGGCCTCAGCCAGTGCGGCAGCCTTGGCGTCGTTTTCCAGCACCACCGTCTGGCCAAGCCGCTCACGCAGCCCCTCGACCAGCGGCACGTCGGTAAAGCCGTAGATGTTCGGCGCGAATTTGACGCCCAGGCGGTCTGCCGTCAGGGGTCCCGGCACGCCGATACCGATATTCAGGGCGTCCGGGTGCACCTCCTGAAGCAGTCGGATCTGGGCGGCGACGGCGTCGAGCACGGCGGGCCAGCCGGTTTCGGGGGTGGGCTGCACATGGCGGTCGAGAAGATGCTCGCCGCGCAACACGCCCACGGCGATCTTGGTGCCGCCCACGTCCACGCCGATGCTGACGCGCTGCGGGTCTTGAGAAGATTGAGGGTGTGGTGTGGTCATGAATGCTCCAGTCTAACTTGGGCCGCAGTCTACCCTCACTCGGCAGGTCGTGGTCCATCGTCTAGATCACGGGCCCATCCGCCCACGCCGCCGGGTGTGCACCAGTCGGTAGACTGCCGGGCAATGGCCGATCTCTTGGAAGGCTTCAAGACCATCTTCTCGGGTGACTACCCGCTGCTGCTGCTTCAGGGCCTCGAATTGACCTTGGCGGTCAGCCTCTCGGCGCTGCTGGTCAGCGTGGTGCTGGGCACGTTGCTGGGGCTGCTGCGCTTTTTCCGACTGCCGCTGCTGGCCCCGCTGGGCAATGCCTACGTGGACATCGTGCGCGGCATTCCGCTGATCGTGCTGCTGAGCGTGGTGTATTACGGTTTGCCCACCCTGGGCCTGACCCTGCCGAGCTTTCCGGCGGCCGTGCTGGCGCTGGGGTTCTATTCGGCGGCCTACACTTCCGAGATCGTGCGCGGCGGCCTGAACAGCGTGCCCACAGGCCAGATCGAGGCGGGCCGCAGCCTGGGCCTCAGCCGCACCCAGGCGGTGAGACATGTGGTCTTGCCGCAGGCGTGGCGGGTGGCCCTGCCTGCGCTGGGCAACGAGTTCATCTCGCTGATCCTGGGCAGCAGCCTGGCGAGTGCCGTTACCTTGCAAGAACTCTTCTCGCAGGGGCGCTACATCACCAACGCCACCTACCGCCAGTTCGAGGTCTACGCCGTGCTGGCCGTCATGTATTTTGTGCTGACCTTTATCCTCACCCGCATCGTGCGCTGGCTGGAGCGGCGCTTCTCACGCGGCGAGCCACTGCCGGAGCGGCGGGTCATCTGAGAGAATGCGGTCTTCGAGGGGGCCGCATGGCAAATGTCTGGAATTTTCTTTTTCTCAATGGTGAGTTTGCACCGCGCACCTATATCTTGGAAGGGATGACGCTTCAGCAGGTCGGAACACGTCCCACTGGAGCCTCACACAGCATCTATGAGGAGCTTTGGCATACCGCATTCTGGCAGCGAATCGTATTGGAGCGCGATGAAGAGGCCATCAAACGTTGGGAGGAAGATGATTTATTTCCCCCCAGCCCTGAACCCGCCGACGAGGCGGCCTGGCAAATGCTGGTCAATTCGTTTCTCGCCTCTTCAGAACGCGCCGTCGAGCTTGCTCAAGATGAGGTCTGGCTCAATACCGAGGCAGGAGCCGACAATCCTGGGTTCACCTGGAGAAATGCACTTGAGCAGCTCGCCGTTCACAACGCTTACCATTTGGGCAAAATCGTCCTGTTGCGGCAACTTTTAGGCTGCTGGACCCCGCGCCCCAAACCTAATCAGCCTCAATAAAATGGACGACCTGAACGCCGTTTCGCTGACGAGCAAGACCTTGCAGGAAACCGGGTAAGTTCCCGCGCTAGCCTGCTGGCCATGACTGTAACCGCCGCCGCCCAAGCCTCTTTTTCATCCGGATTCCGGGCCATTGTGCCGCTGTGGCTGGGCGTCGCGCCCTTTGCCGTCGCCTACGCCGTTACGGCCAGGGCGGGCGGCCTGGGCCTGTGGGAAGCGCAGTGGATGAGCCTGACCGTGTTTGCGGGCGCTTCGCAGTTCGCCGCCGCTGGCCTGTTCGGACAGGGAGCCGCGCCGATCAGCATCATCGCCACCACCGCCGTGCTGAACGTGCGCCACCTGCTCTACGGCCTCAGCCTGGCCCAGAAAGTGCCGCTGACCCGCACCCATCGCCTGCTCGCCGCCCAATTCCTGACTGACGAGGCATACGGCATCAGCATCAGCGCGCCGGGGCTGAACCTGGCTTACCTGCTCGGCGCGGAGCTGAGCCTCTATATCGTCTGGAACGTGTTTACCCTGCTGGGCAGCTTGATCGGCTCGCTGGTCCCCGATCCCGCGTCTCTGGGCGTCGGCATCGTGTTTCCGCTGGCCTTTCTGGGCCTGCTGATTCCGCAACTCAGCGGGCGACTTCCACTGGCGGTGGCAGCCTTCTCCGGCTTGCTGGCCTGGGGCCTGTCGCGCGTGCTGCCGGGCGGCGTGGTGGTGCTGGCCACCGGCGTACTGGGCGCGCTGGCCGGGGCCTGGCTGAGTACGCGCTGGAGCAAGGCGTGACCACCTTCCTCACCATGCTGGGCATGTGGGCGGTGACCTATGCCGCCAGGCTGGCGGGCCTGAGCCTCGGCGGGGTGCGCCTCTCACCGTTCTGGCTGGCTTTTTTGCGCTTCGTCCCCATCAGCGTCTTCGCCGCCCTGATCGTGCCAGACATCGCGGCAAGTCCCGACTGGTCCAGAAAACTGCTGGCCTGCGCGGTGGCCGCCCTCCTCTTCTGGAAAACCAGAACGCTGGCCTGGGGAATCGTGGGAGGATTTGCAATGTACTGGTTGCTGCGGCAGGTCATGTGAAGATTCAGCCCAGCTTGACGAAGAAAGGCGGCTGAACATCCAGCATCCGGGCCATCAGCCAGGCCTGCCCCTTGTGGTGGGCCTCATGGTTGACGATGAAATCCATCAATGCGCCGACGGGCATCTCACGCCCACCAAAGGCCACAACGTGCCGGTCAAAGTCCCCGTCACCCATCTCGGCCAGCATCTGCACTGTCTGCTGGCTGCTGTCGGCCAGCCGCTGACGAGCCTCCTGCATGTTGGCGCTTCCCGCTGCGGCAGGCGCGGGCTTCTCACTGCGCAGCATGGCGGGCAACCGGGCTGAGGTCGCCGACAGATGATCAGCCAGCCCAACAAAACTCATCCCGCCCTCCCAGGCTTTGAAATCGCCCCGGTCATCCGGGAGGGCCGCGTAGAGGTCTTGCAGAGCGGCGCGGTGCATCTGGAAGGCGGCCGTATAGTTCTGGCTGCGGGCGGACTGGTTGCTGGTCATGCCCACATGATAAAGGCAAAGCGGCCTGCTCACCGGCAGGCCGCCCAGCAAAGTGCCCAGTTTAGAGGGGCCGCTGCCGCAGCGCGTCCCGAATCTCAGCCAGCAGTTTTTCCTCGTTGCTGGGTTCTGCCACGGGGGGCTTTTCCTGGCGCTTGAAGCGGTCCATCAGGTGATTGAACGGCACGATCACGAAGAAATAAATCACCGCAGCAGCCAGGATGAAACTCAGTGCAGCCGTAATAAATGCACCGTACTTGAAAACACTCCCATTGATGCTAAAGGTCAGGGCCGAAAAGTCCGGTACACCGCCAAAGATGCCGATGATCGGCAAGATCAGGCCGCTGGTAAACGCGTCCACAACCTTACCGAAAGCCGCGCCGATCAGCACACCGACAGCCAGATCGACCAAATTGCCACGCAGCAGGAACTTCTGAAATCCATTGACCATGGTGCGATTCTTACACTCCTGACAAGTCTACTCAATCCAGGCCAGATACAGTTGTCTAGACCTGATATGGGTTTTTCGACTTTCTGACATTGACTCAGCTCTGGAACGGTTCGTTGGGCCGCGCATTCTCCTTGGCGGCATGGGCACTCATACCAAATTGCGGGCCGCTGCTCTGGGCGTCCTCCAGAATCACGCGGGCCAGTTCGCCCAGGGTGCTGCCGCCGGGCCTGACCGCCATCTTCAGCGTTTGCGCGAGTTCCGTGAGGCTGGTGTTGTCGATCATCAGCTCGGTGCCGTAGCGCAGGGTGGTGGGCGGCACGATCAGCAAATCGGCCTCGCCGGTCTGAATGGCCGTGCGAAAGCAGCGCCCGGTGAGCAGACCCGCCACCGTCGTCACCTTGCCGAAGGTCACGTTCTCGATGGCCCGCACCTCGATCTCCAGATTCTCGATGGCCCGCAGCGGCTCCACCGCCAGATCGAGCGATTCGGCAAACAGCAACCCGGTGCCGAGAATGACCTTGCGCGGCAGCGGCAGGCGGGCGGGCAGGGTAGGCAGTCCCTCATTCAAAAAGTCGCGGATCATGCCGACACCGTTTTCCAGCATCGGGAAGCCCTCGTATTCGTCCTCAGT
This portion of the Deinococcus rubellus genome encodes:
- a CDS encoding GGDEF domain-containing protein, whose protein sequence is MNADLPTPTRGNLTLRRTYWLTLLVLGVLSIASNVLLSMQVEATSATAALVNTAGRQRMLAVRIAADAEHAAATHDPHSLSDLRASLATLEANHARLSDAASGLYTSGFAPDVRRFYAAQVNPRVAAFTAAGRRILETPPEQLSPQQPDVAFLTLQARGPLLVALDRAVALDEHRSDQVIARVQRLSWLRVGAVVTLLLTLGLGVFRPLERRNRELLSRLAAEHAAASQQASYAQALLRISELSDTDLPPEQVAHELTATVARTLGLDWAALGLLSGNGSQLAGVYAHPALPAALMAQLNHTPRPGEGMIWDVARGGQPVYVDDYAHLGNARPALVDAGLSGAAWVPLGTFEGVQYLLCGARLGPRPWQAADRNLLEAAARTVTVALHRRLYLHELQAAALSDALTGLGNRRAFERDLKVGQAQASRQGQTLAVMMLDLDGLKQVNDIQGHERGDALLRGFGHLLAQAFRHSDQVYRLGGDEFAVLLPAAAPEHARELLERAARVAEPLHAQGFPGAGASAGLAISPLDGGDAATLVRLADERMYASKRERKAAQCAQPVTAGERRGSPN
- the argJ gene encoding bifunctional glutamate N-acetyltransferase/amino-acid acetyltransferase ArgJ, translating into MTTLLPTGFQAAALAAGIKPSGKTDLTAVVSSSPCVWAFAGTRSAAAAACVGRARQLYDAGLPLRAVLVNSGVANAATGSGGAADNIEMGELLAGSLDTTPESVLTASTGIIGHRLPMEKVRAGVPRLAGEVQGSVDLHAQAIMTTDTRPKIAERTLSGGQRLVGVAKGSGMIHPDMATMFSFVYSDAAIDQSALRAAFPAIVARTFNAVTVDGDTSTNDMTAVLCNAASGAADTAEFLQALEEVMRDLAREIARDGEGATTLLTVKVTGAGTEADALLAARTCAASPLLKSAVHGRDPNWGRVIMALGRSGARLNLDNLRVSVQGVPVFHEGPLKYDAGQVSKAMNTDEVVFEIDLAVGSEKGEAWGCDLSAEYVRINADYTT
- the surE gene encoding 5'/3'-nucleotidase SurE, which produces MTSSPTSQPARKRVLVANDDGIFSPGIKVLALAIARIADVLVVAPDVEQSGVGHGITFRRPLRFKHTAAAGFGDIPAYRVDGTPADCVVLGSNLLGRPDMVVSGINLGANMGDDLTHSGTVAAAIEGVSLGVPSISLSQISNGGEYDFGPGAEYAAKLVEQVLRHGLPPRTFLNVNIPPVIKGARVTRLSDHRYEDTLVTRLDPEGREYHWVSGKPRAEYAGDTDFGAVEDGYVSVTPIRLELTARDLMDEVAGYLPQV
- a CDS encoding ROK family protein, with product MTTPHPQSSQDPQRVSIGVDVGGTKIAVGVLRGEHLLDRHVQPTPETGWPAVLDAVAAQIRLLQEVHPDALNIGIGVPGPLTADRLGVKFAPNIYGFTDVPLVEGLRERLGQTVVLENDAKAAALAEASLGAARGSSSSVYVTVSTGIGSGIVINGQIWRGFNGVAGELGHVTVLPGGPVSGAGLDGALEAVASGTAIARDASYALNREVSTAEAFALAQTGNPQARRVVEQAMKHIGVAIADIQKLLDPEVFVIGGGVAAVGDYFFEGVDKAAQEYGAAFAPVVIRRAQLAGDAGVIGAALSAFGG
- a CDS encoding amino acid ABC transporter permease yields the protein MADLLEGFKTIFSGDYPLLLLQGLELTLAVSLSALLVSVVLGTLLGLLRFFRLPLLAPLGNAYVDIVRGIPLIVLLSVVYYGLPTLGLTLPSFPAAVLALGFYSAAYTSEIVRGGLNSVPTGQIEAGRSLGLSRTQAVRHVVLPQAWRVALPALGNEFISLILGSSLASAVTLQELFSQGRYITNATYRQFEVYAVLAVMYFVLTFILTRIVRWLERRFSRGEPLPERRVI
- a CDS encoding DinB family protein, yielding MANVWNFLFLNGEFAPRTYILEGMTLQQVGTRPTGASHSIYEELWHTAFWQRIVLERDEEAIKRWEEDDLFPPSPEPADEAAWQMLVNSFLASSERAVELAQDEVWLNTEAGADNPGFTWRNALEQLAVHNAYHLGKIVLLRQLLGCWTPRPKPNQPQ
- a CDS encoding AzlC family ABC transporter permease translates to MTVTAAAQASFSSGFRAIVPLWLGVAPFAVAYAVTARAGGLGLWEAQWMSLTVFAGASQFAAAGLFGQGAAPISIIATTAVLNVRHLLYGLSLAQKVPLTRTHRLLAAQFLTDEAYGISISAPGLNLAYLLGAELSLYIVWNVFTLLGSLIGSLVPDPASLGVGIVFPLAFLGLLIPQLSGRLPLAVAAFSGLLAWGLSRVLPGGVVVLATGVLGALAGAWLSTRWSKA
- a CDS encoding AzlD domain-containing protein, with protein sequence MTTFLTMLGMWAVTYAARLAGLSLGGVRLSPFWLAFLRFVPISVFAALIVPDIAASPDWSRKLLACAVAALLFWKTRTLAWGIVGGFAMYWLLRQVM
- a CDS encoding DinB family protein, with amino-acid sequence MTSNQSARSQNYTAAFQMHRAALQDLYAALPDDRGDFKAWEGGMSFVGLADHLSATSARLPAMLRSEKPAPAAAGSANMQEARQRLADSSQQTVQMLAEMGDGDFDRHVVAFGGREMPVGALMDFIVNHEAHHKGQAWLMARMLDVQPPFFVKLG
- the mscL gene encoding large conductance mechanosensitive channel protein MscL translates to MVNGFQKFLLRGNLVDLAVGVLIGAAFGKVVDAFTSGLILPIIGIFGGVPDFSALTFSINGSVFKYGAFITAALSFILAAAVIYFFVIVPFNHLMDRFKRQEKPPVAEPSNEEKLLAEIRDALRQRPL